From Salvelinus fontinalis isolate EN_2023a chromosome 30, ASM2944872v1, whole genome shotgun sequence, one genomic window encodes:
- the gngt2b gene encoding guanine nucleotide-binding protein G(I)/G(S)/G(O) subunit gamma-T2b produces MARDMSDKEILQMELAQLKIEVSTTRTAVSVNCKETMEWVEAQTEGDPLIKGVSDDKNPYKGDKGGCIIT; encoded by the exons ATGGCTCGTGATATGTCTGATAAGGAAATCCTGCAAATGGAGCTGGCTCAGCTAAAGATTGAAGTTAGCACAACACGCACAGCT GTGTCAGTAAATTGCAAGGAGACAATGGAATGGGTGGAGGCCCAAACAGAGGGCGACCCACTCATAAAGGGCGTGTCAGATGACAAGAACCCCTACAAGGGTGACAAGGGCGGCTGCATTATAACCTAG